The sequence TTAAATCGCCGCCGTTCGGCAGCCGCATCGCCACTACACGACCGTCCGGGGCGTTGGCAGGCCCTGAGAACACCTTGAAATCGACATCTTTCATTTCATCGGCAATATCGACAAGTTCCAGCGGAACCCTTAAATCAGGGCGGTCGGAACCATAACGGCGCATGGCTTCCTGATAGCTTATGACCGGAAATTGCGCGCCCAGGTCAACATCAATGATGTCCTTGAACAGACGGCGAATCATTTCTTCCATGACTTCCATGATTTGCTGCTCGTTCATAAACGAGGTTTCGATATCGAGCTGAGTAAATTCAGGCTGACGGTCGGCCCGCAAATCCTCATCCCGGAAGCAGCGTACGACCTGATAATAACGATCCATTCCCGCTATCATCAGCAATTGTTTGTACAACTGCGGCGATTGGGGTAAAGCGAAAAAGGCATTTTGATGAGTACGGCTGGGCACAATGTAATCCCGTGCGCCTTCAGGAGTCGCTTTCGTCAGATAAGGTGTTTCGATTTCGAAAAACTCATGATCATCCAAAAACTGACGTAAATGACGCGTCACATCGCGGCGGACTTTCATCTTTTGTTGCATTACCGTGCGGCGCAAGTCTATGTAGCGAAAACGCAGCCTCGTTTCCTCATTGACTTCTATATCGCTTTCCAATGGGAACGGCGGAGTTTCCGATTCGTTCAACACTTCAATATGCTTGGCCAGCACTTCAATAGCGCCGGTTGCCATATTCGGATTATGCGTGCCTTCAGGACGTTCTCTGACAATACCTTCAATGCGCAGAACATATTCGCTACGCACGCTTTCGGCCAGAGCAAATGATTCCGGTTCATCTGGATCGAATACGACCTGCACTAAACCAGCGCGGTCCCGCAGATCGATAAAGATGACACCGCCATGATCTCGGCGCCGATGAACCCATCCGCAAAGGGCAACGGATTGGCCTAGATGTTGGGCAGTTAATTCTCCACATTTGTGGCTACGCATAGAATGTTCTCGTATTTGTCCAAAAAGAGCCGATATTACTGGCTAAGATGCATCAGTGCAAGCCAAGGTCAACTGCTGGTTTTACTGCAGGCGCCTCCGCCCGACGATGCGGCCGGTTTTTTTGATTCCGAAGTACTGGGAGCAGAGTCACCCGCGACATTTTTTTTGGTGCCGCTCTTAAAATCGGTTTCATACCAGCCGCCGCCTTTAAGCCTGAATCCTGCGGCTGAGATTTTTTTCATTAGCTGAGGTTTACTGCATGCAGGACAATCTATTAACGGCTGTGCATTCAGCTTTTGCAGGGCCTCATATTCATGACCGCAGGATTGGCATTGATATTCGTAAATGGGCATCTTTTTAATCTCCGAAAATAAACTAATTTATGAGGGTCAATTTTATTTTTTCAAGTTCCATGCGCTAGAATGCAAGTTTTGCGACAGATCAAACCGCTTATGAAACGATTGACTATAACCCGGCCGGATGACTGGCATTTACATTTGAGAAACGGGGACATCTTAAAAACCGTAATTCCCCATACCGCTCAAAGGTTTGCAAGAGCCATCGTCATGCCCAACCTGAAACCACCGGTTACGTCTGTTGCGCGGGCAAGTAGTTACCGGCAGGAAATTTTAAACGCGCTTCCGGAAAACGCTGACTTCACGCCTTTAATGACGCTTTACTTAACGGCAGCT comes from Methylicorpusculum oleiharenae and encodes:
- the aspS gene encoding aspartate--tRNA ligase, which translates into the protein MRSHKCGELTAQHLGQSVALCGWVHRRRDHGGVIFIDLRDRAGLVQVVFDPDEPESFALAESVRSEYVLRIEGIVRERPEGTHNPNMATGAIEVLAKHIEVLNESETPPFPLESDIEVNEETRLRFRYIDLRRTVMQQKMKVRRDVTRHLRQFLDDHEFFEIETPYLTKATPEGARDYIVPSRTHQNAFFALPQSPQLYKQLLMIAGMDRYYQVVRCFRDEDLRADRQPEFTQLDIETSFMNEQQIMEVMEEMIRRLFKDIIDVDLGAQFPVISYQEAMRRYGSDRPDLRVPLELVDIADEMKDVDFKVFSGPANAPDGRVVAMRLPNGGDLSRKDIDELTKFVAIYGAKGLAYIKVNDLAAGIEGLQSPIVKFAPDTVWANVMKKVGAQNGDLIFFGADKTAIVNEALGALRVKLGIDRNLLEGEWRPVWVVDFPMFAWDDKAKRFTAIHHPFTAPSCSSEDLVANPGQALSRAYDLVLNGTEVGGGSIRINRTAMQQTVFDILGIGHEEAREKFGFLLDALKYGAPPHGGIAFGLDRLVMLMTGSHSIRDVIAFPKTQTAACPLFNAPAFVSEEQLKELGIKLRKPAGKEEKRD
- a CDS encoding FmdB family zinc ribbon protein gives rise to the protein MPIYEYQCQSCGHEYEALQKLNAQPLIDCPACSKPQLMKKISAAGFRLKGGGWYETDFKSGTKKNVAGDSAPSTSESKKPAASSGGGACSKTSS